In Chrysemys picta bellii isolate R12L10 chromosome 4, ASM1138683v2, whole genome shotgun sequence, the sequence CATCTTAACCCATCATCCCTGCTCAATGGGCCCTATTCGACAAGgtactttattttgtttgtaggAATCAAGAACTAAACAGTTCAAAAATACTGTTTTGCTGGGGCTGCAATTCAAAGCTGCCCTTTCAGAGCGACCGAGCACTTGAGTCATTAACAATAAATACCCCAAATATGTGAGTacggatgtgtgtgtgtgtgtgtgtgtatatatctgtatataatttatacacacacatataatttatatatatgtatatatcatATATAGAGAATTTAAAACAATCACCAAGGTCTATTTTCTTTTGtatgctgattaaaaaaaaaaaaaagtaaaacaatgttTTAGGCTACTATGACCAAAGGTCAATGTAAACTGAACCCACATTTTACACAGCACCCTCATACTAAACTCATGTTGACAACCACTAAATTCTTTCTATTGCACTTCACAggaacttgttttttaaaaagatctcttctccccccaccccctttaaaaCTGTAGGCATTTAAAAAGCTTGTCTAAACAATCCACCAGGTGTGAGGAAAGCTGTTTCTAAGCAGGCGGCTCTGTCAGGGAACCTACACTTTGTAATTAGATTAGCAGGAAAGAATTGAATAGCTCTGATCAAAACATTTTTCCCCTTCTATATTGTTTATTGTGCATAATTGATAACTAAGCTTCTCAAGTCATGGTTAAATTCTACTTAAAAATTTGAGTCCTGGGCACCGTGGAATGTAAATgaagaaggaaaataaaacaaagctcCCATTACTTAGAAAGCTAGAATCACTTGGCTCTCATTTAGATAAGGCATTATTGGAAAATATGAATCATAACACAAGCTGTGTGATGTTATGGCAGCTCTTCAAGCTGGACCTGTTGGAAACATAAAAGAGTTACATATCTAGTGCTTATGTCTGCATTAAAATATACCTCACAATAGATTGGCACAGCACTTCTAAAACACAGTCCTTCCATTGTGACTAAGACCACCTGTAAGTATTATACAGTGTGTTAGAGATCAATGTAACCCAAGCTCCCCAATGTGCCTATTTCTCCCCATTTTTTCTGCTCCTGATATGGGAACCACTTCTGCTCTACATGAACGCAAACAAGGAGCTTAGAGTTGCTGAATGTTTCCATTGATTTTGGATCTGAGCACATACAGGAATGAGACACAAAAATTCCTAATTTAAAGTTTGGCTCATGGAATGCAGCATCTCTATTGCGGGGGGGAGGGTCTTTTGGAGGCAGCAGGTAAATATATATGCATGTTCAATACACATGCTGCTGAATTAtgtgctctttggggcagtgacgGAGtcttctgctgtgtgtgtgtgtgtgtgtgcgcgtgtgtgtgtgtgtgtgtgcgcgcacatgcaCGGCTAATGCCTAGCACATTGTGAATGCTGCCAGAGTACAAGTGTATGATAACAAACAGTCTGCATAGTAGCAAAGGTGTGTTGTTTAGTGGCTGGAACAAAAGAATGGCTCTGCACTGATTCACTCTGACTTTGGACAAGTGgtttgggcctggtctacactacgactttaattcggatttatcagctttaattcgaatttaccctgtaaccgtcctcacaacgacactatttatttcgatgtaaagggccctttaaatcgatttctgtactccaccccgacgagcggagtagcgccaaaatcgattttaacatttcgaattagggatagtgtggccgcaattcgatggtattggcctccgggagctatcccacagtgcatcattctgaccgctctggacagcaatctaaactcggatgcactggccaggtagacaggaaaagccccgcgaacatttgaatttcatttcctgtttgcccagcgtggagagcacaggtaaccacagatagctcatcagcacaggtaaccatgcaggctgataatcgaaaaagagcaccagcatggaccgtgagggaggtactggatctgatcgctgtatggggagaggattcagtgcttgcagaacttcgttctaaaagacgaaatgcaaaaacttttgaaaaaatctccaagggcatgatggagagaggccacaatagggactctgagcagtgccgcgtgaaagtcaaggagctcagacaagcgtatcaaaaaacaaaggaggcaaacggtcgctccgggtcagagccgcggacatgccgcttctacgccgagctgcatgcaattctagggggggctgccaccactaccccacctgtgatcgtggattctgggtcggggatagtctcatcagcgacgcctgaggattctgccgatgggggagaggaggaggaggaggatgaggatgagcttgcagagagcacacagcactccgttctccccaacagccaggatctttttctcaccctgactgaagtaccctcccaagcctcccaagccagtacccaagactctgaccccatggaagggacctcaggtgagtttaccttttaaaatataaaacttgttttaaaagcaaacgttttttaatgattactttgccctgaggacttgggatgcattcgcggtcagttcagctactggaaaagtctgttaacgtgtctggggatggagcggaaatcctccagggacatctccatgaagctctcctggaggtactccgaaagccttgccagaaggtttctgggcagtgcatccttattccctcctccatggtaggacacttgaccacgccatgcttgcagcaagtaatctggtatcattgcctgacaaagcctggcagcgtatggtcccggtgtttgctggcattcaagcaacatccgttctttatcttgttgtgtaatcctcaggagagtgatatcactcctggtaacctggttgaaatacgggaacttaattaaggggacagaggtggccattcctactgggctgtttgcctgtggcggaaaataaatccttccctgcagttagccaagcgcagatgggaaattggccctgagtttttcgcgtttggctagcagggaacttccctgttaccagccacgcggtggggggagggataccgtgatcatcccagagaattcatggcgggagaggggcggcggggggggtggttagtttggtgcctgcagggatcttccctgataccagccacgcggtgggggggaggggtacagcgatcatcccagagaattcatggcgagagggggggtggttagtttgttttctgctgctgctgctgaatgttaacagaaaaaccgcagcactctacaggctatgcttggtatgtgggaaaggagggcgcagaagctgtaaaacaatggcttaccatggccgcatgcaagccgaattctgttgcccagacctgtgatctctagcagcaaagccacaggcactcagcattaagaggcaaaatgcgaccttgcacagaaatcacatgtgctatgtaatgtgaatagtgttggtcaccatgaaagagtataagcattgttctgcaaaatgtagctttttaaacaattctctcttttttcccctccctacagcagctgcaaattcctcaagcctccctcctccatcccgaaggttatcacagataaggcgtcgtaagaagagaacgcgagacgagatgttttctgaaattatggaatccagccgcagtgacagagctcatctgaatgagtggaaggaaacagtttcaaagtataggaaagaagccagtgaacgtgaggacaggagggaccaacgtgaggacatgagggaccaacgtgaggccaggagggaccaacgtgaggacaggagggaccaacgtgaggacaggagagacgctcgagatgagaggtggcggcaggaagaccagaggagcaaggatgcaacgctggggctgctgcgtgagcaaacagacatgctccggcgtctggtggagcttcaggaacggctgctggaaaacagactgccgcttcagcccctgttccaccctcccccctccccatgttccgtatcctcctcacccagacgtgtaagaacacgggggggggaggctccgtacaccttcccattccaccccagtagacagcccaagcaaaaggctgtcatttttttaaccttttctttgtggctttttccttcccagcaatcctcctcccaaataccacccgggttccctccctctttttctaatctattaataaagaataaatgatttttaaatgatagtgactttatttggtttgaaagaaagctgggggaaaggggagggtgggttccttacagaaaatgagtcaataaagggggcgggttttcatgaaggagaaacaaacagatatttcacactgtagcctggccagtcatgaaactggtttttaaagcttctctgatgcacagcgcttcctggtgtgctcttctaatcgccctggtgtctggctgcgcgtaattatcagccaggcgatttgcctcagcctcccaccccatcataaaggtctcccccttactttcacagagattgtggagcacacagcaagcagaaataacaatggggagatttctttggctgaggtcagagcgagtcaataatgatcgccagcgaccttttaaacggccaaatgcacattctaccaccattctgcacttgcttagcctgtagttaaacagctcctgactcctgtccaggctgcctgtgtacggcttcatgagccatggcattaaggggtaggcggggtccccaagaataactattggcatttcaacatccccaacagttattttctggtccggaaagtaagtcccttgctgcagccctttaaacagagtagtgttcctgaaaacgcgagcgtcatgaacccttcccgcccagcccccgttgatgttagtgaaacgtcccttgtgatccacaagtgcttgcagcaccattgaaaagtaccccttccggtttatgtactcggtggcttggtgctccggtgccaagatagggatatgggttccgtctatcgccccaccacagttagggaatcccattgcagcaaaaccatccactatagcctgcacatttcccagagtcactaactttcgtagcagcacctgagtgattgctttggctacttgcatcacagcagcccccacagtagatttgcccactccaaattgattcctgactgaccggtagctgtctggcgttgcaagcttccacagggctatcgccacgcgcttctcaactgtgagggctgctctcatcttggtattctggcgtttcagggcaggggacagcaagtcacaaagttccatgaaagtgcccttacgcatgcgaaagttccgcagccactgggaatcgtcccagacctgcaacactatgcggtcccaccagtctgtgcttgtttcccttgcccagaatcggcgttccatggatagaatctgccccattaacaacatgatctccaaagcaccggggcctgtggtttcacagaattctgtatccgtgtccgtgtccatgtcctcttcatgcttgtcgctgcgctgccgccgccgccgcctcctcgcctcgtttttctggtcctggctgagcataaactccacgagaacgcgcgaggtgtttacaatgttcatgactgctgtcttgagctgagcgggctccatgcttgccgtggtatggagtctgcagtgttcacccacccaggaaaaaaggcgcgaaaatggttgtctgccgtccgttgctttcatgcagggagggaggagggagggaggaggtgaggctgtacccagaaccacctgcgacgatgttttttgtcccatcaggcactgggaccttaacccacaatcccaatgggcgcgggagactgcgggaactatgggatagctatgggatagctacccacagtgcaacggtgcagaaatcgatgctagccctggtacttggacgcacaccaccgaattaatgtgcttagtgtggccgcatacatttcgactttatacaacctgtttttcaaatccgaattatataaattcggattaatcccgtagtgtagacatacccttagtttccaagcctgctgccactgaaatcaatgccaaAACCTCTCATTAGCTTCAgtggggcaggatttggcccttaactGTAGCCCACATCATCCCCCAATAGAATCAGTGGAAGCCCTCCTTAAATTTCTACAGGAAAGGGGGCTGAGTTGCCAACACAAGAGTGTCCCCCTCACCCTGACTTATGACCTTTGCTGGTGCTAGGCCTGCCTGGAGCTTCTCaggagtcagtggggccaggagtaGTGGAAGTACCATTCTCCATAGCACCATCTCCTGCTCTGCACCTGCATTGTCTTCCACAAGTATCTCTAGGTGAGAGGTAATACATCTAGGAGCTGTATTATCTCACTCTGGATCCCTACCATGGCTGCTACTGAGCAGGGAAAACTCCCTACAAGGGGACCCTTGGTTTTCTTCCTTCACAGGTTTTTCCACAGGATGGAGCAATCTAGCTTTtagctttccctcccctccccccataaataGGATGTAATATTTTCATACCTCACACGGATGCTGTATAATCATTTTTTGGCCTGCAGAGGACATCCCACAGTTCCAaaagtgaccactctggccagcatctCCACTGCTCTGACGCCAGGTAAAGGGACGTCTGCCCCTCCCTGTTTAAGCCCTGGGAAGTTTAAAACTCCGTTTCCTGTTGCGAGTGCTCATCTGCCCAGGTCACCATGGCTGCTCCACATAGCAAACGAtccccctgcttggagcaatgccgagctacTGGAGCTGATCAGTATTTCGGGAAAGCAGGCTGTGCAGTGCCGGCTGTGttccagctgtaggaatttcaACACCTACGAGCAGATTGCACACAGCTTGCAGGAGAAGGGGCATAACAGGGACACACTTCAGTGCAGAGTGAAGGTGAAGGAGTTGAGGAACGCATACCAcgaggcaagggaggcaaaccatCAGTCTGGTGCTACACCCCAAAGCTGCCATTTTTACAGTGAGTTGGATGCAATCCTAAGTAGTGGCCCCACCTCCATTGCAAAGAGCCCAGTGGATACTTCTTCATGTCCGGAGGTAGTGGAAAGTGGCCCTagccaggaggaggaggtcatagatgaagaggaggaggctgAGGAAGCTGTGGAGCCCGTTGCTGTGTGCACTCAGGACCCCTTCTCCACTCTGGAGGTGGCTAGCCAGTGTGAGCGGCCACTGTCTgctgaggcagaggcaggagagcaGAGCTCTGGTAAGTTGCTTTGCTTTGACAATGCATGAAGCAGGTTCAGGGCACAGAAAAGTACTAAGGTGGCTGTGTTTGTGTGCTGGGAGCCCTCCCCTCATGCTAGCCCTTTTCCGAATGGGTGTATGCAATAAACCCTCTAACCCTGCATTCCCTCACCATTGCTGGCTTCCTCTGCACCA encodes:
- the LOC135983090 gene encoding SRRM2 protein homolog rsr-2-like, producing MQADNRKRAPAWTVREVLDLIAVWGEDSVLAELRSKRRNAKTFEKISKGMMERGHNRDSEQCRVKVKELRQAYQKTKEANGRSGSEPRTCRFYAELHAILGGAATTTPPVIVDSGSGIVSSATPEDSADGGEEEEEDEDELAESTQHSVLPNSQDLFLTLTEVPSQASQASTQDSDPMEGTSAAANSSSLPPPSRRLSQIRRRKKRTRDEMFSEIMESSRSDRAHLNEWKETVSKYRKEASEREDRRDQREDMRDQREARRDQREDRRDQREDRRDARDERWRQEDQRSKDATLGLLREQTDMLRRLVELQERLLENRLPLQPLFHPPPSPCSVSSSPRRVRTRGGEAPYTFPFHPSRQPKQKAVIFLTFSLWLFPSQQSSSQIPPGFPPSFSNLLIKNK